A genomic region of Rhodanobacter sp. contains the following coding sequences:
- the arsC gene encoding arsenate reductase (glutaredoxin), whose product MIRIYHNPRCSKSRAALALLEGRAVEVVHYLDTPPGTAELKRLLKLLGIPARQLLRSGEAIYKELGLADPALDDEALIAAMAAHPILIERPIVIANEQARIGRPPEAVLDIL is encoded by the coding sequence GTGATACGCATCTATCACAACCCGCGTTGCAGCAAATCGCGCGCTGCGCTGGCGCTGCTGGAGGGCCGCGCCGTCGAGGTCGTGCACTACCTCGACACGCCGCCCGGCACCGCCGAGTTGAAGCGCCTGCTCAAACTGCTCGGCATCCCTGCGCGCCAGCTGCTGCGCAGCGGCGAGGCCATCTACAAGGAACTCGGCCTCGCCGACCCCGCGCTGGACGACGAGGCCCTGATCGCCGCGATGGCCGCCCACCCCATCCTGATCGAGCGGCCCATCGTGATCGCCAACGAGCAGGCGAGGATCGGCCGGCCGCCGGAAGCGGTGCTGGATATTCTCTAG
- a CDS encoding long-chain fatty acid--CoA ligase produces the protein MGRRALPHTLAHAPMPEGDFATVNTQATMIQESSKHMSNERPWLDHYPQGVPAEIDLNAYASVAAVLEEAFQRFRDRPAFANFGKQLTYGQIDQLSRQFAGYLTGTLKLGKGDRVAIMMPNVLQYPIALFGALRAGLVVVNTNPMYTARELKHQLEDSGAKAIVVLDNFAATLQQVVAETEVRHIVTTGIGDLLGFPKGALVNFVLKHVKKMVPAYRLPQAVRFKDALAQGAAHELPRLTLNHGDIAFLQYTGGTTGVAKGAMLSHGNMVANMLQAGAWIGQNAKEGEEIIITALPLYHIFSLCANGLVFMRLGGLNWLITNPRDMPGFVKELKASNFTALTGVNTLFNGLLNTPGFAELDFSRLHLSLGGGMAVQRAVAERWKKITGCPLVEAYGLTETSPAACINPLDLKDYNGSIGLPVPSTDVAIWSEENRPLPVGEVGELMVKGPQVMQGYWNRPDETAKVLGADGWLHTGDVAKMDENGYFYIVDRKKDMILVSGFNVYPNEVEDAVMQHPGVAEVAAVGVPDEHSGEVVKLFVVRKDPSLTEEALKQFCRDNLTGYKRPKFIEFRDALPKSNVGKILRRELRDEKKAAH, from the coding sequence ATGGGGCGCCGCGCCTTGCCGCATACGCTGGCGCATGCTCCAATGCCGGAAGGGGATTTCGCCACCGTCAACACACAGGCGACCATGATTCAGGAGTCGAGCAAGCACATGAGCAACGAGCGTCCATGGCTGGATCACTACCCGCAAGGCGTGCCCGCCGAGATCGACCTCAACGCCTACGCCTCGGTCGCCGCCGTGCTGGAAGAAGCCTTCCAGCGCTTCCGTGACCGCCCGGCGTTCGCCAATTTCGGCAAGCAGCTCACTTACGGCCAGATCGATCAGCTCAGCCGCCAGTTCGCCGGCTATCTCACCGGCACGCTCAAGCTCGGCAAGGGCGACCGTGTCGCGATCATGATGCCCAACGTGTTGCAGTACCCCATCGCCCTGTTCGGCGCGCTGCGCGCCGGCCTGGTGGTGGTCAACACCAACCCGATGTACACCGCGCGCGAACTCAAGCACCAGCTCGAGGACTCCGGCGCGAAAGCCATCGTGGTGCTGGACAACTTTGCCGCCACCTTGCAGCAGGTGGTGGCGGAAACCGAGGTGCGGCACATCGTCACCACCGGCATCGGCGACCTGCTGGGCTTCCCGAAAGGCGCACTGGTCAACTTCGTGCTCAAGCACGTCAAGAAGATGGTGCCGGCCTACCGGTTGCCGCAGGCGGTGCGCTTCAAGGACGCGCTGGCGCAAGGCGCCGCGCACGAGCTGCCCAGGTTGACGCTGAACCACGGCGACATCGCCTTCCTGCAATACACCGGCGGCACCACCGGCGTGGCCAAGGGCGCCATGCTCAGCCACGGCAATATGGTCGCCAACATGTTGCAGGCGGGCGCGTGGATCGGTCAGAACGCCAAGGAGGGCGAGGAAATCATCATCACCGCCCTGCCGCTGTACCACATCTTCTCGTTGTGCGCGAACGGCCTGGTGTTCATGCGGCTGGGCGGGCTCAACTGGCTGATCACCAACCCGCGCGACATGCCCGGCTTCGTCAAGGAGCTGAAAGCCTCCAACTTCACCGCACTCACCGGCGTCAACACGCTGTTCAACGGCCTGCTCAACACGCCCGGTTTCGCCGAACTGGATTTCTCCCGCCTGCACCTGAGCCTGGGCGGCGGCATGGCCGTGCAGCGCGCGGTGGCCGAGCGCTGGAAGAAGATCACCGGCTGTCCGCTGGTGGAGGCCTATGGCCTCACCGAAACCTCGCCGGCAGCGTGCATCAACCCGCTCGACCTCAAGGACTACAACGGCTCGATCGGCCTGCCCGTGCCTTCCACCGACGTGGCGATCTGGTCGGAAGAGAACCGGCCGCTGCCGGTCGGCGAAGTGGGCGAGCTGATGGTGAAGGGTCCGCAAGTGATGCAGGGCTACTGGAACCGCCCCGACGAAACCGCCAAGGTGCTTGGCGCCGACGGCTGGCTGCACACCGGCGACGTCGCAAAGATGGACGAGAACGGCTACTTCTACATCGTCGACCGCAAGAAGGACATGATCCTGGTATCCGGCTTCAACGTGTACCCGAACGAGGTCGAAGATGCCGTGATGCAACACCCCGGCGTGGCCGAAGTGGCCGCGGTGGGCGTGCCGGACGAGCACTCCGGCGAGGTCGTGAAGCTGTTCGTGGTGCGCAAGGACCCCAGCCTCACGGAGGAAGCGCTCAAGCAGTTCTGCCGCGACAACCTGACCGGCTACAAGCGGCCCAAGTTCATCGAGTTCCGCGACGCGTTGCCCAAGAGCAACGTGGGCAAGATCCTGCGCCGCGAGCTGCGCGACGAGAAGAAGGCAGCCCACTGA
- a CDS encoding pseudouridine synthase, translated as MTAPKKSTLSLKRAPLAESAPLEERLHKVLANAGLGSRRMLEQRIQAGEVELNGQPATIGTSVHAGDRVMIDGKQFVVATDSRGDTEVLIYHKPEGVLTTRDDPEGRPTVFEQLPRLKGARWVAVGRLDINTTGLLLLTTDGELANALMHPKSGIEREYLCRVHGEVPDEVIEKLKAGVELEDGPARFDEIAVISRGGSHSWFRVVIREGRNREVRRLWDSQGFLVSRLKRIRYGNVELPRTLRRDDSTTLDEEAVKQLRQAAGLGAPQPVLTLSPVLHQRRANRNVTEYRPESGSAGGWSSAHQDEARELRAYDRIREEPARGRQQRRRPGKEVNGNVARPERPASNGFQRKNKRGIAPGQELPSVRTWFAGDSRDGGARPAGGNQGNKRRGGKPGGGAGGPRGGASHGGFANANPYSGFGGGHTGAHGQEGRPAGNRQGGRGRPQGQGGNRPSHGGGRPGGNRPHGRGGSGGGRSGNR; from the coding sequence ATGACTGCGCCCAAGAAATCCACCCTATCCCTCAAGCGCGCGCCGCTCGCCGAGAGCGCGCCGCTGGAAGAGCGCCTGCACAAGGTGCTCGCCAACGCCGGCCTCGGCTCGCGCCGCATGCTGGAACAGCGCATCCAGGCCGGCGAGGTCGAACTCAACGGCCAGCCCGCCACCATCGGCACCAGCGTGCACGCGGGCGACCGCGTGATGATCGACGGCAAGCAGTTCGTGGTCGCCACCGACAGCCGCGGCGACACCGAGGTGCTGATCTACCACAAGCCCGAGGGCGTGCTGACCACGCGCGACGATCCCGAGGGCCGCCCCACCGTGTTCGAGCAGCTGCCGCGCCTCAAGGGCGCACGCTGGGTCGCCGTGGGACGCCTCGACATCAACACCACCGGCCTGCTGCTGCTCACCACCGACGGTGAACTCGCCAACGCGCTGATGCATCCCAAGAGCGGCATCGAGCGCGAATACCTCTGCCGCGTGCACGGCGAAGTGCCCGACGAGGTGATCGAGAAGCTCAAGGCCGGCGTGGAACTGGAAGACGGCCCCGCCCGCTTCGACGAGATCGCCGTGATCAGCCGCGGCGGCAGCCACAGCTGGTTCCGCGTGGTGATCCGCGAAGGCCGCAATCGCGAAGTGCGCCGGTTGTGGGATTCGCAAGGCTTCCTGGTCAGCCGCCTCAAGCGCATCCGCTACGGCAATGTCGAACTGCCGCGCACCCTGCGCCGCGACGACAGCACCACGCTGGACGAAGAAGCCGTCAAGCAGCTGCGCCAGGCCGCCGGCCTCGGCGCACCGCAGCCCGTGCTCACCCTCAGCCCGGTGCTGCACCAGCGCCGCGCCAACCGCAACGTCACCGAGTACCGGCCCGAGAGCGGCTCCGCTGGCGGCTGGAGCAGCGCCCACCAGGACGAAGCGCGCGAACTGCGCGCCTACGACCGTATCCGCGAGGAACCCGCGCGCGGCCGGCAGCAGCGCCGCCGCCCCGGCAAGGAAGTGAACGGCAACGTCGCCCGTCCCGAACGCCCCGCCAGCAATGGCTTCCAGCGGAAGAACAAGCGCGGCATCGCGCCCGGCCAGGAATTGCCTTCGGTGCGTACCTGGTTCGCCGGCGACAGCCGTGACGGCGGCGCCCGGCCGGCCGGCGGCAACCAGGGCAACAAGCGTCGCGGCGGCAAGCCCGGCGGTGGCGCTGGCGGCCCACGCGGCGGCGCAAGCCACGGCGGTTTCGCGAACGCCAACCCGTACAGCGGGTTCGGCGGCGGACACACCGGCGCTCACGGCCAGGAAGGTCGCCCCGCCGGCAATCGCCAGGGCGGCCGCGGCCGTCCGCAGGGTCAGGGCGGCAACCGACCGTCGCATGGCGGAGGCCGCCCAGGCGGCAACCGTCCGCACGGCCGCGGCGGCAGCGGCGGCGGTCGTTCCGGCAACCGCTGA
- the acnB gene encoding bifunctional aconitate hydratase 2/2-methylisocitrate dehydratase: MLNAYRQHAAERAALGVPPLPLSAQQTAELVELLKNPPAGEDAFLLDLIANRVPAGVDDAAKVKASYLAAVAFGTETCALISRDKATELLGTMLGGYNIHPLIELLDDAQVGTVAANALKHTLLMFDAFHDVKEKADKGNANAKAVLQSWADAEWFTSKPEVPESLTVTVFKVPGETNTDDLSPAPDATTRPDIPLHALAMLKNKRDGAPFQPEEDGKRGPIQLIADLKAKGHLVAYVGDVVGTGSSRKSATNSVLWWTGEDIPFIPNKRYGGVCLGSKIAPIFYNTMEDAGALPIELDVSKMEMGDVVELRPYEGKALKNGEVIAEFQVKSDVLFDEVRAGGRIPLIIGRGLTAKAREALGLPVSTLFRLPQQPADTGKGYTLAQKMVGRAVGLPEGQGVRPGTYCEPKMTSVGSQDTTGPMTRDELKDLACLGFSADLVMQSFCHTAAYPKPVDVKTHHTLPEFISTRGGISLRPGDGVIHSWLNRMLLPDTVGTGGDSHTRFPIGISFPAGSGLVAFAAATGVMPLDMPESVLVRFKGELQPGVTLRDLVNAIPLYAIKQGLLTVAKQGKKNIFSGRILEIEGLPNLKVEQAFELSDASAERSAAGCTVHLDKAPIIEYINSNITLLKVMIAQGYKDPRSIERRIKAMEAWLANPQLLERDADAEYAAVIEIDLADVHEPIVACPNDPDDVKTLSDVAGATIDEVFIGSCMTNIGHFRAAAKLLEGKRDIPTKLWVAPPTKMDASELTNEGVYGTFGTAGARMEMPGCSLCMGNQAQVREGATVFSTSTRNFPNRLGKNSNVYLGSAELAAICSRLGRIPTKDEYMADIGVINANGEKIYRYMNFDKIQDYKEVADTVAA; the protein is encoded by the coding sequence ATGCTTAATGCCTATCGCCAACATGCTGCCGAGCGCGCCGCGCTGGGCGTCCCTCCGCTGCCGCTGTCGGCCCAGCAGACCGCCGAGCTGGTCGAGCTGTTGAAGAACCCGCCGGCCGGCGAGGACGCCTTCCTGCTCGACCTCATCGCCAACCGCGTGCCGGCCGGCGTGGACGACGCGGCCAAGGTCAAGGCTTCCTATCTGGCGGCGGTGGCGTTCGGCACGGAGACCTGCGCGCTGATCTCGCGCGACAAGGCCACCGAACTGCTCGGCACCATGCTGGGCGGCTACAACATCCATCCGCTGATCGAGCTGCTCGACGACGCGCAGGTCGGCACCGTGGCCGCCAATGCGCTCAAGCACACCTTGCTGATGTTCGACGCCTTCCACGACGTGAAGGAAAAGGCCGACAAGGGCAACGCCAACGCCAAGGCCGTGCTGCAGAGCTGGGCCGATGCCGAGTGGTTCACCAGCAAGCCGGAAGTGCCCGAGAGCCTCACCGTCACCGTGTTCAAGGTGCCGGGCGAGACCAACACCGACGACCTGTCGCCGGCGCCCGACGCCACCACCCGCCCGGACATCCCGCTGCACGCGTTGGCCATGCTGAAGAACAAGCGCGACGGCGCGCCGTTCCAGCCGGAGGAGGACGGCAAGCGCGGTCCCATCCAGCTGATCGCCGACCTCAAGGCCAAGGGCCACCTGGTGGCCTACGTGGGCGACGTGGTCGGCACCGGCTCCAGCCGCAAGTCCGCCACCAACTCCGTGCTGTGGTGGACCGGCGAAGACATCCCGTTCATCCCGAACAAGCGCTACGGCGGCGTGTGCCTGGGCAGCAAGATCGCCCCGATTTTCTACAACACGATGGAAGACGCCGGTGCGCTGCCGATCGAGCTGGACGTCTCGAAGATGGAAATGGGCGACGTCGTCGAGCTGCGCCCCTACGAAGGCAAGGCGCTGAAGAACGGCGAGGTGATCGCCGAGTTCCAGGTCAAGTCCGACGTGCTGTTCGACGAGGTGCGCGCCGGCGGCCGCATTCCGCTGATCATCGGCCGCGGCCTCACCGCCAAGGCGCGCGAAGCGCTGGGCCTGCCGGTGTCCACCCTGTTCCGCCTGCCGCAGCAGCCGGCCGATACCGGCAAGGGCTACACGCTGGCGCAGAAGATGGTCGGCCGCGCGGTCGGCCTGCCGGAAGGCCAGGGCGTGCGCCCGGGCACCTACTGCGAGCCGAAGATGACCTCGGTGGGTTCGCAGGACACCACCGGCCCGATGACCCGCGACGAGCTGAAGGACCTGGCCTGCCTGGGCTTCTCGGCCGACCTGGTGATGCAGTCGTTCTGCCACACGGCGGCCTACCCGAAGCCGGTGGACGTGAAGACCCACCACACCCTGCCGGAATTCATCTCCACCCGCGGCGGCATCAGCCTGCGTCCGGGCGACGGCGTGATCCACAGCTGGCTCAACCGCATGCTGCTGCCCGACACCGTGGGCACCGGCGGCGACAGCCATACGCGCTTCCCGATCGGTATTTCCTTCCCGGCCGGCTCGGGCCTGGTGGCCTTCGCTGCCGCCACCGGCGTGATGCCGCTGGACATGCCCGAATCCGTGCTCGTTCGCTTCAAGGGCGAGCTGCAGCCGGGCGTCACCCTGCGCGACCTGGTCAACGCCATCCCGCTGTACGCCATCAAGCAAGGGCTGCTGACCGTCGCCAAGCAGGGCAAGAAGAACATCTTCTCCGGCCGCATCCTGGAGATCGAAGGCCTGCCGAACCTCAAGGTGGAGCAGGCGTTCGAGCTGTCCGACGCCTCGGCCGAGCGTTCGGCCGCCGGCTGCACGGTGCACCTGGACAAGGCGCCGATCATCGAATACATCAACAGCAACATCACCCTGCTGAAGGTGATGATCGCGCAGGGTTACAAGGATCCGCGCAGCATCGAGCGCCGCATCAAGGCGATGGAAGCCTGGCTGGCCAACCCGCAGCTGCTGGAGCGCGATGCCGACGCCGAGTACGCCGCCGTCATCGAGATCGACCTGGCCGACGTGCACGAGCCCATCGTGGCCTGCCCGAACGACCCGGACGACGTGAAGACGCTCAGCGATGTGGCCGGCGCGACCATCGACGAGGTGTTCATCGGTTCGTGCATGACCAACATCGGCCACTTCCGCGCGGCGGCCAAGCTGCTGGAAGGCAAGCGCGACATCCCGACCAAGCTGTGGGTGGCCCCGCCGACCAAGATGGACGCCAGCGAGCTGACCAACGAAGGCGTCTACGGCACCTTCGGCACCGCCGGCGCGCGCATGGAAATGCCGGGCTGCTCGCTGTGCATGGGCAACCAGGCGCAGGTGCGCGAGGGCGCCACGGTGTTCTCCACCTCCACCCGCAACTTCCCGAACCGCCTGGGCAAGAACTCCAACGTGTACCTGGGTTCGGCCGAACTCGCCGCGATCTGCTCGCGCCTGGGCCGCATCCCGACCAAGGACGAGTACATGGCCGACATCGGCGTGATCAATGCCAACGGCGAGAAGATCTACCGCTACATGAACTTCGACAAGATCCAGGACTACAAGGAAGTGGCGGATACCGTCGCGGCGTAA
- a CDS encoding amidohydrolase: MSLEPLTVSLVQGATRWHDAPANREYYGERVRRACGSDLIVLPETFLSGFSNDTQASADTMDGESVAWLRALAIEVGAVICGSLAIRESGTVYNRLLWMRPDGTFEQYDKRHLFRMAGEHTRYGGGNARLVVELKGWRILPQVCYDLRFPVWLRNRRLESAAGGMDYDLAIFVANWPAPRRQPWRTLLRARAIENLACVIGVNRVGVDGNDLPYAGDSAVIDPVGEALVECGAVEQVATVTLDPAPLLAHRERFPAWMDADAFTLSP; this comes from the coding sequence GTGAGCCTCGAACCGCTGACCGTTTCGCTGGTGCAGGGCGCCACGCGCTGGCACGACGCGCCGGCCAACCGCGAGTACTACGGCGAACGGGTGCGCCGCGCATGCGGCAGCGACCTGATCGTGCTGCCGGAAACCTTCCTTTCCGGCTTCAGCAACGACACGCAAGCCAGTGCCGACACGATGGACGGCGAAAGCGTGGCCTGGCTGCGCGCTTTGGCCATCGAAGTGGGCGCGGTGATCTGCGGCAGCCTGGCGATCCGCGAGAGCGGCACCGTCTACAACCGCTTGCTGTGGATGCGGCCGGACGGCACGTTCGAGCAATACGACAAGCGCCACCTGTTCCGCATGGCCGGCGAGCACACCCGCTACGGCGGCGGCAACGCGCGGCTGGTGGTGGAACTGAAAGGCTGGCGCATCCTGCCGCAGGTCTGCTACGACCTGCGTTTCCCGGTCTGGCTGCGCAACCGTCGGCTGGAAAGCGCCGCGGGCGGCATGGACTACGACCTCGCCATCTTCGTGGCCAATTGGCCCGCGCCGCGCCGCCAGCCCTGGCGCACTTTGCTGCGCGCCCGCGCCATCGAGAACCTCGCCTGCGTGATCGGCGTGAACCGCGTGGGCGTGGACGGCAACGACCTGCCTTACGCCGGCGACAGCGCGGTGATCGACCCGGTGGGCGAGGCGCTGGTGGAGTGCGGCGCGGTGGAGCAGGTCGCCACGGTCACCCTCGATCCCGCGCCTTTGCTCGCGCACCGCGAACGGTTTCCGGCGTGGATGGATGCCGACGCGTTTACGTTGTCGCCATAA
- the acnA gene encoding aconitate hydratase AcnA, whose amino-acid sequence MLDSFATRDTLAVNGRQYFIASLDKLGRRFDLKRLPYSMRILLENLLRHEDGVNVTAKEIEAVATWDAKKEPDTEISFMPARVVLQDFTGVPCVVDLAAMRDAVVKLGGEATQINPLAPAELVIDHSVQVDVFGSEDALEKNVEIEFERNQERYAFLRWGQKAFNNFKVVPPRTGIVHQVNLEHLARVVFTGQSNGEDWAYPDTVFGTDSHTTMINGIGVLGWGVGGIEAEAAMLGQPSSMLIPQVVGFKLSGKLSEGVTATDLVLTVTQMLRKLGVVGKFVEFFGSGLKHLALADRATIGNMAPEYGATCGIFPVDQEALDYLRLSGRSAEQIALVEAYAKAQGLWHDEHTPHAEFTTTLELDLADVRPSLAGPKRPQDRVLLENVQKSFHESVGGLTAQRKKGNGGAAGFQNEGGATAIGNQANQANQLGEGAVRVQRDGASFDLKDGSVVIAAITSCTNTSNPAVMLGAGLLAKKAAARGLKAKPWVKTSIGPGSLVVSDYLQKTGLLKELEKVGFYIVGYGCTTCIGNSGPLPAEISKGIGEGDLAVASVLSGNRNFEGRVHPEVKMNYLASPPLVVAYALAGTLDIDLTREPIGQDADGKDVFLKDIWPADKEISDTIAGAINPAMFEKNYADVFKGDSRWNHIDSPDGAVYRWNDSTYIKNPPYFEGMGKEPGKIEDIHGARALGLFGDSITTDHISPAGSIKKDSPAGRFLISKGVEPKDFNSYGSRRGNDDVMVRGTFANIRIRNLMLDGVEGGYTLHVPSGEQMAIYDAAMKYKEQQTPLVVLAGKEYGTGSSRDWAAKGTLLLGVKAVIAESFERIHRSNLVGMGVLPCTFKNGENAQSLGLTGKETFDLTGLDDGKAKEATVVAKADDGSSKTFKVNVMLLTPKEREFFRHGGILQYVLRQLAGKKAA is encoded by the coding sequence ATGCTGGATTCATTCGCCACCCGCGACACCCTCGCCGTCAACGGCCGCCAGTACTTCATCGCCAGCCTCGACAAGCTGGGCCGGCGTTTCGACCTCAAGCGCCTGCCCTACTCGATGCGGATCCTGCTGGAGAACCTGTTGCGCCACGAGGACGGTGTCAACGTCACGGCGAAGGAAATCGAGGCCGTGGCGACCTGGGACGCGAAGAAGGAGCCGGACACCGAGATTTCCTTCATGCCCGCGCGCGTGGTGTTGCAGGACTTCACCGGCGTGCCTTGCGTGGTCGACCTGGCCGCAATGCGCGACGCGGTGGTGAAGCTGGGCGGAGAAGCCACCCAGATCAACCCGTTGGCGCCGGCCGAACTGGTGATCGACCACTCGGTGCAGGTGGACGTGTTCGGCTCGGAGGACGCGCTGGAAAAGAACGTCGAGATCGAGTTCGAGCGCAACCAGGAGCGCTATGCGTTCCTGCGCTGGGGCCAGAAGGCCTTCAACAATTTCAAGGTGGTGCCGCCGCGCACCGGCATCGTGCACCAGGTGAACCTGGAGCACCTGGCGCGCGTGGTGTTCACCGGGCAAAGCAACGGCGAAGACTGGGCCTACCCGGATACCGTGTTCGGCACCGACAGCCACACCACCATGATCAACGGTATCGGCGTGCTCGGCTGGGGCGTGGGCGGCATCGAGGCCGAGGCCGCGATGCTGGGCCAGCCCTCGTCGATGCTGATTCCGCAGGTGGTCGGCTTCAAGCTCAGCGGCAAGCTGTCCGAAGGCGTCACCGCCACCGACCTGGTGCTCACCGTCACCCAGATGCTGCGCAAACTGGGCGTGGTGGGCAAATTCGTGGAGTTCTTCGGCAGCGGCCTCAAGCACCTGGCGCTGGCCGACCGCGCCACCATCGGCAACATGGCGCCCGAATACGGCGCCACCTGCGGCATCTTCCCGGTCGACCAGGAAGCGCTGGACTATCTGCGCCTGTCGGGCCGCAGCGCGGAGCAGATCGCGCTGGTCGAAGCCTATGCCAAGGCGCAGGGCCTGTGGCACGACGAGCACACGCCGCACGCCGAGTTCACCACCACGCTGGAACTCGACCTGGCCGACGTGAGGCCGTCGCTGGCCGGCCCCAAGCGCCCGCAGGACCGTGTGCTGCTGGAAAACGTGCAGAAGAGCTTTCACGAGTCGGTGGGCGGCCTGACCGCCCAGCGCAAGAAGGGCAACGGCGGCGCGGCGGGCTTCCAGAACGAGGGCGGCGCCACGGCCATCGGCAACCAGGCCAACCAGGCCAACCAGCTTGGCGAAGGCGCGGTGCGCGTGCAGCGGGATGGCGCGAGCTTCGACCTGAAGGACGGCTCGGTGGTGATCGCCGCGATCACCTCCTGCACCAACACCTCCAACCCCGCCGTGATGCTGGGCGCCGGCCTGCTGGCGAAAAAGGCCGCGGCGAGAGGGCTCAAGGCCAAGCCGTGGGTGAAGACCTCGATCGGCCCCGGTTCGCTGGTGGTCAGCGACTATCTGCAGAAGACCGGGCTGCTGAAGGAGCTGGAGAAGGTCGGCTTCTACATCGTCGGCTACGGCTGCACCACCTGCATCGGCAACTCCGGCCCGCTGCCGGCCGAGATCAGCAAGGGCATCGGCGAGGGCGACCTCGCCGTGGCCTCGGTACTCTCCGGCAACCGCAACTTCGAAGGCCGCGTGCATCCGGAAGTAAAGATGAACTACCTCGCCTCGCCGCCGCTGGTGGTGGCCTACGCACTGGCCGGCACACTGGACATCGACCTGACCCGCGAACCGATCGGCCAGGACGCCGACGGCAAGGACGTGTTCCTCAAGGACATCTGGCCGGCCGACAAGGAGATCTCCGACACCATCGCCGGCGCGATCAACCCGGCCATGTTCGAGAAGAACTATGCCGACGTGTTCAAGGGCGACAGCCGCTGGAATCACATCGACTCGCCGGACGGCGCGGTGTACCGGTGGAACGACTCCACCTACATCAAGAACCCGCCCTACTTCGAAGGCATGGGCAAGGAGCCGGGCAAGATCGAGGACATCCACGGCGCCCGCGCGCTCGGCCTGTTCGGCGACTCGATCACCACCGACCACATCTCGCCGGCCGGCTCGATCAAGAAGGACAGCCCGGCGGGCCGCTTCCTGATCTCGAAGGGCGTGGAGCCGAAGGATTTCAACTCCTACGGCTCGCGCCGCGGCAACGACGATGTGATGGTGCGCGGCACCTTCGCCAACATCCGCATACGGAACCTGATGCTGGACGGCGTCGAGGGCGGCTACACGCTGCATGTGCCCAGCGGCGAGCAGATGGCGATCTACGACGCGGCGATGAAGTACAAGGAGCAGCAGACCCCGCTGGTCGTGCTGGCCGGCAAGGAATACGGCACCGGCTCGTCGCGCGACTGGGCGGCCAAGGGCACCCTGCTGCTGGGCGTGAAGGCGGTGATCGCGGAGAGCTTCGAGCGCATCCATCGCTCCAACCTGGTCGGCATGGGCGTGCTGCCATGCACCTTCAAGAACGGCGAGAACGCGCAGTCGCTGGGGCTTACCGGCAAGGAGACCTTCGACCTCACCGGACTCGACGACGGCAAGGCGAAGGAGGCGACGGTGGTCGCCAAGGCCGACGACGGCAGCAGCAAGACCTTCAAGGTCAACGTGATGCTGCTGACGCCGAAAGAACGCGAGTTCTTCCGCCACGGCGGCATCCTGCAATACGTGCTGCGCCAGCTGGCGGGCAAGAAAGCCGCCTGA
- a CDS encoding ScpA family protein: MSTEPVGPQGPDASQDHLRDNQAAPPQQQEMPLAIVRGEPVLQMPQDLYIPPDALEVFLEAFEGPLDLLLYLIRRQNLDILDIPIAEITRQYMEYIDMMRDVMRLELAAEYLLMAAILAEIKSRLLLPRPPAEEGAEEDPRAELVRRLQEYERFKKAAEDIDTLPRMERDTATAQADTGERNVIRLPPPLDLKEMLLALKDVMHRAELFGHHAIKREALSVRQRMGELLGKLEGQAFQRFETLFDPGEGRLGVVVTFLAMLELAKEMLIEIVQEAPLAPIYLKARADAEATLADAMELDDADDPATGESAFETPDTAGNGTH; the protein is encoded by the coding sequence ATGAGCACCGAGCCAGTCGGGCCGCAGGGCCCGGACGCATCGCAGGACCACTTGCGGGACAACCAGGCGGCGCCGCCCCAGCAGCAGGAAATGCCGCTGGCGATCGTGCGCGGCGAGCCGGTACTGCAGATGCCGCAGGACCTCTACATCCCGCCGGACGCGCTGGAGGTCTTCCTCGAGGCGTTCGAAGGGCCGCTGGACCTTTTGCTTTACCTGATCCGCCGGCAGAACCTGGACATCCTGGACATTCCGATTGCCGAGATCACCCGGCAATACATGGAATACATCGACATGATGCGGGACGTGATGCGGCTGGAACTGGCCGCGGAATACCTGCTGATGGCCGCGATCCTGGCCGAGATCAAGTCGCGCCTGCTGCTGCCGCGGCCGCCGGCGGAGGAAGGCGCCGAAGAAGACCCGCGCGCCGAACTGGTGCGCCGCCTGCAGGAGTACGAACGCTTCAAGAAAGCCGCGGAAGACATCGACACCCTGCCCCGCATGGAGCGCGACACCGCAACGGCCCAGGCCGACACCGGCGAGCGCAACGTGATCCGGTTGCCGCCGCCGCTGGACCTCAAGGAAATGCTGCTGGCGCTCAAGGACGTGATGCACCGCGCCGAACTGTTCGGCCATCACGCGATCAAGCGCGAGGCGCTCAGCGTCCGCCAGCGCATGGGCGAGCTGCTGGGCAAGCTGGAAGGCCAGGCCTTCCAGCGCTTCGAGACCCTGTTCGATCCCGGCGAAGGCCGCCTCGGCGTGGTGGTCACCTTTCTGGCCATGCTGGAGCTGGCCAAGGAAATGCTGATCGAGATCGTGCAGGAAGCACCGTTGGCGCCGATATACCTGAAGGCGCGCGCGGATGCCGAGGCAACGCTAGCCGACGCCATGGAACTGGACGACGCGGACGACCCCGCGACCGGGGAATCGGCCTTCGAAACACCGGACACCGCCGGCAACGGCACGCACTGA